The sequence below is a genomic window from Bos taurus isolate L1 Dominette 01449 registration number 42190680 breed Hereford chromosome 7, ARS-UCD2.0, whole genome shotgun sequence.
AGGCTTCCACTCCTGTAGGAGCAGCCCAGGCAGGACTTGGTCTCTGGTGGTCCCCTTATCTGGGTGTTCTTGTTCAGGGCAGAACTGGCTTAACCATTTTCATTGGGATGTTGGCAAAACCAAGAGTGGTACTGGCTAAGAGGAGAGAAGTCCCATAGGAAGAATTTTTAGATTTCAGGCAGTGTGCTAGCTATTTGACAGGCCTTGTGTCACTCAGTGGGACCCTGCGAGAGTCTGACACTCTATAAAGATCTCATTTTGGAGATGAGGGAATGGAGACAGAAGAAATTCTCCAAGGGTAccatactagggcttccctggtggctcagatgggaaagaatccacctgcaatacggaagacctgggttcgatccctgggttgggaagatcccctggaggagggcatggcaacccaccccagtattcttgcctggagaatcccatggacagagaatcccatggaccgagaatcccatggaccaaggagcctggtggactacagtccatagggtcgcatagagtcagacacaactgagcgactaagcacacaccatACTAGGAAGTGCCTGAAGTAGCATTCACTTTCAAGCCCTCGGCTCTTCTAGGCAAAGGGTTCACTGAAGCAGGCTTGGTGGAGAGGAGAGAGTTGGGCTGAGAGGGGGCTATGtgtgactgggggtgggggtaatATGTGGGGCAGCAGAGTGGGAGGAGGCACATTTGAGTCTGTCCACTCAGGATACACGGTGCGTGGACTGCTCTGTCCTGGACCTGGGCCCTGACGTGTGGGTAGTTAGAATGCTGAATCCAGAGCCTGCAGAGCCAGCCTGAGCCCTGCAGGCTCAAGGGGAATAAATGCCTGTCTAGGACTTGCCTCTTTGAAATGGAAATACTAGATCAAGTGAGCCTGGAGGCTGGGATTCATGGAATGCTGTGATGTTACAACTGCAAGTGATTTCTTACCATAACACCCACAGAGAATCAGACTTCTGCCCTTTGCCAACAGTTTGCTCTGATACCCCGGAGGGATGCGAGAATATGGTCCCTAAGGGACAACTCATTTGGTTCTTAGGCAGCTAATACTTCGTGAATGCTTAGCCCATGCCAGGCACAACTGGTTAGCCCCAGCCTCCAGAAGGGGAGCAGAATCATGGCTGTGTGGAGGTGTGTAGCACTCAGAGGTCTCCTCACCCAGCTTCTCTCTGGGTGCAGGAAGTCCTCCAGCTTCCTCAACTGGGTCTAGGACCCCATCTCTTCCTGAAGAAGTTCCATCCCTTGTGACCTCACTAAGATTGTTAAGATCTTCCTCATACCAACCCCCAAAGTGATCTCCCTGTAAATTCTTATTGTTTTCAGTTCTGTCTTTTATGGCTGCATGGAGGAAATAGGATCCAGGAATAACAAATAGGTTTCATCTTGGTAAGCAACTCTAGTCAGCTGGTGGTAGCTGCCTGAGGTCCTAGGAAGGAAAAGGTTCTGAAGCCAAGACTGGGCTCGGAAGGGAAGTCTAGAAGCAATGCCATAGTTAGCCAATTAGCGGTTACATGACAAGTGCATTTCACCTTCAACCAATGGATAGTAAATACCTAAAGAATGCTAAGACAGGGTGTTCAGTGCAGGGGGAAACAAAGTCACATTTGATTATTAATGGTCTGCTGTGGGCACAGGAAAGGCTAATATTGGGGCATGTACCACAATATTGTCATTTCTGGATCAGAGTATTGCCAAGGTCCCATCCAATTAAAAACGCTGTGTTAAAAGAAACTGCTGACCTttgaaagaggcagaggaactggTTCATCTGCCTTGGAATTGTactttttctgcaactctctcaCCAGGTGGAATTAACTGTGGAGAAGCACATAGCCGGCTTCTGGGTCAAAATCCCATGTGTGGACAACATTGGTAGCTGTACCTATGACAACTTCTGTAATATACTTGAAATGTTAATTCCCATTGAGGAACCCTGCCCGGAACCACTGCacacctatgggcttccctgtcaCTGTCCCTTCAAAGAAGTAAGTACAGGGAGGGGAGAGCATTTCCCTGTGACTGGGGTAGAGATGTGACATTGGGAGACATTCTCTTGCAGACCTGGACATCTGTGGGTGTAAATGACCCGATCTATCTTGAATCACTTACCTTTTGGGGGCCTCGGTTTagccatctgtaaaatgggaaactTGATGCTTGATCTGACCTCCAGTGCCCTTCTGCTATTACATTCCATGCTCTACATGACTCTTAGGAGAGTGGGAAGAGGGGCAGTTCGAAGCTGCAAACTTAGAGGTCACTCCAGGAGAGAGTCCCGTCTGTAGGCTCCCACTGACATTGGCTTTCCCACAGGGCGCCTACTCACTGCCCAAGTCCGACTTCATGCTGCCCGACCTGGAGTTGCCCAGCTGGCTCAGCACGGGGAACTACCGCCTGCAGACCATCCTGAGCAACAGTGCGAAGCGGCTGGCTTGTGTCAATATCTCCGCCTCCCTTAAAGGCAAATAAGGTGGCACCTGCCACTGCAGAATGAAGAGGGTGTGAGGAAGGCATCCTCTTCCTCTGTCTTACGTTGGCCAAGGCCAGATTCTACTCTCTGTCCTTTCTCAAGCCCTTTTCTACAATGATGATGTTCCCCTGCTGAAAGTCATCTTATGCCACTTACAGAGGTTTAACTGTGGGCCAGCAGCCCTGACCTAAGGGAGGATGAGCCTGGTGGTTTTTGACAGCCCAGGACACCTACTGGGGTGGCTGTTGCACTTGCAGCCTCACCTCCATGGCTTTCTCTCTAAAATCTTAACTCATTTTCTAAGGAGGCTAACATGTTTTATGACCCCCACTTTCAGAATGACCCAATCTTGGTCTCCTGAAGTACCTTTAtgatttttctcattgatttttttatGTGTGTCACTGACCTAAAAGCAGAGTGAAAGTACTAACAGTTTTCATTTACTCCCACTCCCTCTTACAAGGAAGGGTCTGAAGGAGTTGATCTAAATCTATTCCTCTATTAACTTCGATCATTTAGTGTTCTTTTTCTAGACTTGCCCAGTTAACAGTGGGGCGTAGCGTATCCTAGAGAGGCAGGGCATGTGGGAGAACAATGGAGAATGTGTATTTAAGGTAGTCTGCAAATTCAGGTGCTTTCAGGGCAAAGCACGGGGCATCCGTGAGTGATGAGGGCCACAAG
It includes:
- the GM2A gene encoding ganglioside GM2 activator precursor translates to MSPLLQAPFLVSLGLLLAGPALPARILQNRLGSFSWNNCDAGKDPAVINSLTVEPDPIAIPGNLTITAEAKTSAILSDPLKVELTVEKHIAGFWVKIPCVDNIGSCTYDNFCNILEMLIPIEEPCPEPLHTYGLPCHCPFKEGAYSLPKSDFMLPDLELPSWLSTGNYRLQTILSNSAKRLACVNISASLKGK
- the GM2A gene encoding ganglioside GM2 activator isoform X1 — translated: MRSQLGSFSWNNCDAGKDPAVINSLTVEPDPIAIPGNLTITAEAKTSAILSDPLKVELTVEKHIAGFWVKIPCVDNIGSCTYDNFCNILEMLIPIEEPCPEPLHTYGLPCHCPFKEGAYSLPKSDFMLPDLELPSWLSTGNYRLQTILSNSAKRLACVNISASLKGK